The stretch of DNA TTGCTGCAGCCATAGCTGCGAAAGGTGAAGCTTGTTGTCTGTCTGCACGAACAACTCTTCCACCAGACCATTGAGAAATAGTCTCAGCACCAGTAATATCTGTTACAGTAATAATAGTGTTATTGAATGATGAGTAAATATTAGCTATACCCCATTTTTCATCTTTTGCCATAGTTACACCCTTTATTCCTCAGTATTAGCTTTATTAGCTTTGCTATTGTTGTATTCTTCAATTTGTTTAGCTACAGGTGAAGAACGGTAGAAACCGATTTCATCTTCTTGACCTTTTAAAACCACATAACTTGGTGAGTTGATTTTTTTACCAGCTAAAGCAATGTGTCCATGTACAACAAACATTCTTGCTTCTTTAGGAGTACGAGCTAAACCTTTTTTGTATACAATAGTTTGTAATCTTCTTCTTAAGATATCTTCAACGTTTAAATCTAAGATTTCTTCAAGAGCAGCACCTTCAGGCAAAACACCGGTTCTAGCTAAGTGTCCTAATAATTGTAATTTTTCTTCTTGCATTTGATCAGCAGAAAAACCGAGTAAGTATCTTGCTTCCCTACTGT from Methanobrevibacter sp. YE315 encodes:
- a CDS encoding 30S ribosomal protein S4; the protein is MGQPRKARKKYNTPPHPWNAERIKNENKLMTKYGLKNKKEIWKADTLVRRYSREARYLLGFSADQMQEEKLQLLGHLARTGVLPEGAALEEILDLNVEDILRRRLQTIVYKKGLARTPKEARMFVVHGHIALAGKKINSPSYVVLKGQEDEIGFYRSSPVAKQIEEYNNSKANKANTEE